One region of Marivirga arenosa genomic DNA includes:
- a CDS encoding RidA family protein yields MSKQIIQTKEAPAPIGPYNQAILAGNTLYVSGQIALDAQSGELINENITEETHQVMKNLEAILSEAGLGFSDVVKCSIFVKDMGNFATINEAYGMYFKQDPPARETVEVARLPKDVNVEISCIAVK; encoded by the coding sequence ATGAGTAAACAAATCATTCAAACAAAAGAGGCTCCTGCTCCCATTGGGCCTTATAATCAAGCAATTTTAGCAGGAAACACATTGTATGTTTCAGGTCAAATAGCTTTGGATGCACAATCTGGAGAATTGATCAATGAAAATATTACAGAAGAGACACATCAAGTTATGAAAAACCTTGAAGCTATATTATCTGAAGCAGGATTAGGCTTTTCAGATGTGGTGAAGTGCAGTATTTTTGTAAAAGATATGGGTAATTTTGCTACTATAAACGAAGCTTACGGAATGTATTTTAAGCAAGACCCACCGGCAAGGGAAACAGTGGAAGTAGCGCGTTTACCTAAAGATGTAAATGTTGAAATCAGTTGTATTGCCGTTAAATAA
- a CDS encoding 3-hydroxyacyl-CoA dehydrogenase family protein encodes MNILVVGSPINQEEIISKFGEKHQITTFNDLTEITEEAFFKADVVFDFFIAEEPEALQFYEQRPDLTIFTNMAMSSFGNLKIFQSQTQNTVFGFNGLPTFAGREILECTIENALDKEKLSLMCGKLETDFEIVEDRVGMVTPRVICMIINEAFYTLQEGTAEKEDIDLGMKLGTNYPNGPFEWAEKIGIKNVYELLESVYEDTKEERYKICPRLKKEYLALV; translated from the coding sequence ATGAATATACTTGTTGTTGGGTCACCCATAAACCAAGAAGAAATCATATCTAAATTTGGTGAAAAACACCAAATCACAACTTTCAATGACCTTACTGAAATCACTGAAGAAGCTTTTTTTAAGGCGGATGTAGTTTTTGACTTTTTCATCGCTGAGGAACCAGAAGCACTTCAATTCTATGAGCAAAGACCTGATCTAACCATATTCACAAATATGGCTATGAGTAGCTTTGGCAACTTAAAAATTTTCCAAAGTCAAACACAAAATACAGTTTTTGGATTTAATGGACTTCCTACATTTGCAGGTCGAGAAATATTAGAATGCACTATTGAAAATGCGCTCGATAAAGAAAAATTGAGCTTGATGTGTGGTAAATTAGAAACGGATTTTGAAATCGTTGAGGATAGAGTAGGGATGGTTACTCCAAGGGTAATCTGCATGATTATAAATGAGGCATTCTATACTTTACAAGAAGGGACTGCTGAAAAAGAAGATATTGATTTAGGAATGAAATTAGGAACCAATTATCCTAATGGACCTTTTGAATGGGCTGAAAAAATTGGAATAAAAAACGTCTATGAATTATTAGAGTCCGTATATGAAGATACTAAAGAAGAAAGATATAAAATCTGCCCTCGATTGAAAAAAGAATATTTAGCTTTAGTGTAA
- a CDS encoding amidohydrolase family protein produces MRKTLLILIAVFIQTALWAQIEKAPERTEGEGPWPQLIIRGVTLINGNGAPPLGPVDIVVEQNKIVKIETVGYPGVEIKDENRPKLKEGGKELDASGMYLMPGFIDMHGHIGGESQGTSAEYVFKLWMGHGITTIRDPSAGNGLDWVLEHKRKSAANKITAPRILAYTAFGQGSDEPISTPAMAREWVQQNAKNGADGIKFFGAAPEIMQAAIEENKKLGLRSAMHHAQLDVARWNVLNSARAGLTSMEHWYGLPEAMFTDKTVQHYPLDYNYNNEQHRFAEAGKLWEQAAPPYSDKWNSVMNELIDLDFTIDPTFNIYEASRDLMRTSRAEWHDDYTLPSLWEFYQPSMVSHGSYWHYWGTEEETAWRNNYKLWMTFVNEYKNRGGRVTTGSDSGFIFQLYGFAYIREMELLREAGFHPLEIMMSSTLNGAEALGMADKIGTVEVGKLADFVIVEENPLENLKVLYGTGAIKLTEYNEVVRVGGVKYTIKDGIIYDAQKLLEDVKQMVAEEKEKTGYEIKQPGMK; encoded by the coding sequence ATGAGAAAGACATTACTAATACTAATTGCAGTATTTATTCAAACTGCACTTTGGGCTCAAATTGAAAAGGCTCCCGAAAGAACAGAAGGTGAAGGTCCTTGGCCTCAACTCATCATCCGTGGCGTTACACTGATCAATGGAAACGGAGCCCCTCCATTGGGTCCGGTTGACATAGTAGTGGAACAAAACAAAATTGTAAAAATTGAAACGGTAGGATATCCCGGAGTTGAAATCAAAGATGAGAATAGACCCAAATTAAAAGAAGGCGGTAAAGAATTAGATGCTTCAGGCATGTATTTAATGCCAGGCTTTATTGATATGCATGGTCATATTGGAGGTGAATCACAGGGGACATCTGCTGAATATGTTTTCAAATTATGGATGGGACATGGAATTACCACTATTCGCGATCCTTCTGCCGGAAATGGTTTAGACTGGGTGTTAGAGCATAAAAGAAAAAGTGCTGCCAATAAAATAACAGCACCAAGAATTCTAGCCTATACTGCTTTCGGGCAAGGTAGTGATGAGCCGATCAGTACTCCCGCCATGGCTCGAGAATGGGTACAACAAAATGCTAAAAATGGTGCGGATGGCATCAAGTTTTTTGGTGCGGCACCTGAAATTATGCAAGCCGCTATAGAGGAAAATAAGAAGCTAGGTTTACGTTCTGCCATGCATCATGCACAATTAGATGTTGCCAGATGGAATGTTTTAAATTCCGCAAGAGCAGGTTTGACTTCCATGGAACATTGGTATGGTTTACCTGAAGCCATGTTTACTGATAAAACAGTTCAACATTATCCTTTAGATTACAATTATAATAATGAGCAACACCGATTTGCAGAGGCAGGTAAGCTGTGGGAGCAAGCGGCTCCTCCTTATTCTGATAAGTGGAATTCTGTAATGAATGAGTTGATCGATTTAGATTTTACCATTGATCCAACTTTCAATATTTATGAGGCTAGCCGTGATTTAATGCGCACCAGCCGAGCGGAATGGCATGATGATTACACCCTGCCATCACTATGGGAATTCTATCAACCTAGTATGGTGTCACATGGTTCGTATTGGCATTACTGGGGCACTGAAGAAGAAACTGCCTGGAGAAATAATTATAAACTCTGGATGACTTTTGTGAATGAATATAAAAACAGAGGTGGTAGAGTAACGACAGGCTCTGATTCAGGGTTTATATTTCAGTTGTATGGCTTTGCATATATTCGAGAAATGGAATTGTTAAGAGAAGCAGGCTTCCATCCATTAGAAATTATGATGTCATCAACTTTAAATGGGGCGGAAGCTTTAGGCATGGCTGATAAAATTGGTACTGTAGAAGTTGGTAAGTTGGCAGATTTCGTAATTGTAGAAGAAAATCCATTAGAGAATTTAAAAGTATTGTACGGTACTGGTGCTATTAAATTAACAGAGTATAATGAAGTAGTCAGAGTGGGTGGTGTAAAATATACCATTAAAGATGGTATCATTTATGATGCTCAGAAATTATTGGAAGATGTAAAACAAATGGTGGCTGAGGAAAAAGAGAAGACTGGTTATGAGATTAAACAACCGGGGATGAAGTGA
- a CDS encoding MutS-related protein, translated as MSIAQKIDFYKGKIESFRSDVEKYRKQTNQFGTIRVLYFLASIILAVYFINERDGASTAIVLLPFPLIFGWLVNKHKSKKRSLELCRNRINFLKEEIDRLNLKLDALPDGEQFNEHLHEYIADMDVFGRHSLFSLLNRSVLSFGQNALANWFKKPASKSEIIQRQEAVAEIKDDFDWRLEWWAESRIKEGKEDEYELKAVFKYFSHTETESVKPAFRILPYIAITQLLVLIILAITGIIAGSFVGLGFLINILVLAPVQKNIMRLQSETKPIAEHLEQHKNLFKMAEEKQVSSALLQEFQQYFQNPKASTKIKRLSKIFNWLHARNGMMYWIINPFVLIDYWVLNSLMKWKNNYGKSIENWFDAIGKWEAIMSMAEFSFAHEQYKNAEILDAKCDLIAKDLGHPLLKHDERVCNDFEMTGPGAVTLITGANMSGKSTFERSLGVNMILAQMGAVCCAESIALSPLQLFTSMRTQDNLEENTSSFYAELKRLKQLVDMTKRPQERPIFYLLDEILKGTNSEDRNIGAESLIRQLMKTNSMGLISTHDLSLAKLENELNNFQNYSFNSDVSGEEILFDYKLHNGPCHTFNAVPLMRKMGIDIIE; from the coding sequence ATGAGCATAGCACAAAAGATTGATTTTTATAAAGGTAAGATTGAAAGTTTCCGATCTGATGTAGAAAAGTACAGAAAGCAAACTAACCAATTTGGTACTATAAGAGTGCTATATTTTTTGGCCTCAATTATTCTAGCGGTTTATTTTATTAACGAAAGAGACGGAGCATCAACTGCAATTGTATTACTTCCTTTTCCATTGATATTTGGCTGGTTAGTGAATAAGCATAAGTCTAAAAAAAGAAGTTTAGAATTATGTCGAAATAGAATCAACTTTCTTAAGGAAGAAATTGACCGATTAAACCTGAAATTAGATGCGCTTCCTGATGGAGAACAATTCAATGAGCATTTACATGAATATATTGCTGATATGGATGTCTTTGGTAGGCATTCTCTTTTCTCTTTATTGAATAGAAGCGTTTTGAGTTTTGGCCAAAATGCTTTAGCAAATTGGTTTAAGAAACCAGCCAGCAAAAGTGAGATCATTCAAAGACAAGAGGCGGTTGCTGAGATAAAAGATGATTTTGACTGGCGATTAGAATGGTGGGCAGAAAGTAGAATAAAAGAAGGTAAGGAAGATGAATATGAATTAAAAGCGGTCTTTAAATATTTTAGTCATACCGAAACAGAATCAGTTAAACCAGCTTTTAGGATATTACCCTATATAGCGATTACCCAACTTTTGGTTTTAATCATTTTGGCAATTACCGGAATTATAGCAGGTTCATTTGTAGGGCTTGGGTTTCTGATCAATATTTTAGTATTGGCACCAGTTCAAAAGAACATTATGAGACTGCAATCCGAAACTAAGCCTATTGCTGAACATCTGGAACAGCATAAAAACCTATTCAAAATGGCGGAGGAAAAGCAAGTATCTTCTGCCCTATTACAGGAATTTCAACAGTATTTTCAAAACCCTAAAGCATCCACAAAAATAAAGAGACTGTCTAAAATTTTTAATTGGTTACATGCTCGAAATGGGATGATGTATTGGATTATTAATCCTTTTGTATTAATTGATTATTGGGTTTTAAATAGTTTGATGAAATGGAAAAACAACTATGGAAAATCTATAGAAAATTGGTTTGATGCTATTGGGAAATGGGAAGCCATCATGAGTATGGCAGAATTTTCTTTTGCTCATGAGCAATATAAAAACGCTGAAATATTAGATGCAAAATGTGATTTAATAGCAAAAGACCTTGGACATCCTTTATTAAAACATGATGAGAGGGTTTGCAATGATTTTGAAATGACCGGTCCTGGTGCAGTCACCTTGATTACGGGGGCTAATATGAGTGGTAAAAGTACATTTGAGCGATCTTTAGGGGTGAATATGATCTTAGCACAAATGGGTGCGGTTTGTTGTGCAGAAAGTATTGCTCTGAGTCCATTGCAGTTATTTACAAGCATGCGTACACAGGATAATTTGGAAGAAAACACCTCTTCATTTTATGCTGAATTAAAACGACTAAAGCAACTGGTTGATATGACCAAAAGACCTCAAGAGCGGCCAATTTTCTATTTATTAGACGAGATATTAAAAGGCACCAATTCAGAAGACCGAAATATAGGGGCTGAGAGTTTGATTCGTCAGTTGATGAAAACCAACAGTATGGGATTAATATCAACTCATGATTTATCCTTAGCTAAATTAGAAAACGAACTGAACAACTTCCAAAACTATAGTTTCAATAGTGATGTAAGCGGAGAAGAAATTCTGTTTGATTATAAGTTACATAATGGTCCTTGCCATACTTTTAATGCAGTGCCTTTAATGCGAAAAATGGGGATAGATATCATTGAGTAA
- a CDS encoding FKBP-type peptidyl-prolyl cis-trans isomerase, with amino-acid sequence MEIQENTVVTLSYHVRKKDEEGELVDFSGQSYPLRFLFGSGKMLPYFEEQLKGKTQNETFAFRLPADFAYGKKDESLIKTIPKADFKEKEGYTEETLEVGAYIRYENSEESQSGRIIDKNKSDVKVDFNHPLAGQDLFFKGNIISVRKASFEEIERQHHIEPDGIRFQ; translated from the coding sequence ATGGAAATTCAAGAAAACACAGTAGTTACTTTATCATATCACGTTAGAAAAAAAGATGAAGAAGGTGAATTAGTTGACTTTTCAGGGCAATCTTATCCGTTAAGATTTCTCTTTGGAAGTGGAAAAATGCTACCCTATTTTGAAGAGCAGTTAAAAGGAAAAACCCAAAATGAGACCTTTGCCTTCAGATTACCCGCTGATTTTGCTTATGGTAAAAAGGATGAAAGTTTAATCAAAACAATCCCAAAAGCTGATTTTAAAGAGAAAGAAGGCTATACTGAAGAAACCTTGGAAGTAGGCGCTTACATACGGTATGAGAATAGTGAAGAATCACAAAGTGGAAGAATAATTGATAAGAATAAATCAGACGTAAAGGTAGACTTCAATCACCCATTAGCCGGACAAGATTTGTTTTTTAAAGGCAATATCATATCAGTAAGAAAAGCCTCTTTTGAAGAAATTGAAAGACAACATCATATTGAACCAGATGGCATTCGCTTTCAATAA
- a CDS encoding Glu/Leu/Phe/Val family dehydrogenase, translating to MAQNQEYSLFEDVCSFVDDAAQHMELHPGLLEQIKQCNSIYKFHFPVRMDDGSYQVVKGYRVQHSHHKLPVKGGIRFSEMVNEQEVMGLASLMTFKCAMVNIPFGGAKGGVNIDPLAYNTRQLEKITRRYTSELIKKKFIGPAIDVPAPDYGTGAREMAWIVDTYEAFNPEAINAKACVTGKPLSQHGIEGRTEATGMGVYIGIREAVSVKEDMESLGLTTGLQDKKIIIQGLGNVGFYSAKYLSEAGAKIIGVAEWNGGIWDENGIDIEALKEYQIENKGFEGYQKGEFVKESISLLEKECDILVPAALENQITSENAGKIKAKIIGEAANGPITKEAEKILLEKDVFVIPDMYLNAGGVTVSYFEWLKNLSRVSFGKLEKRYDMEKYKFLLDSIENATGDAFKQEQRDAIVKGASERDLVISGLEETMVTAYHDLNEMRKNKKIKSLRTAAFILAIERIAISYTDMGIFP from the coding sequence ATGGCACAAAATCAAGAGTATAGTTTATTCGAAGATGTATGCAGTTTCGTTGATGATGCAGCTCAGCATATGGAGCTTCACCCAGGTTTATTAGAGCAAATCAAGCAATGCAACAGTATTTATAAATTCCATTTCCCAGTTCGTATGGATGATGGATCTTATCAAGTTGTAAAAGGCTACAGAGTACAGCATTCTCACCACAAACTCCCCGTTAAAGGAGGTATTAGGTTTAGTGAGATGGTTAATGAACAAGAAGTAATGGGATTAGCATCCTTAATGACTTTTAAATGTGCTATGGTAAACATTCCATTTGGCGGTGCTAAAGGTGGTGTAAATATTGACCCATTGGCCTACAACACTCGTCAACTTGAAAAGATTACTAGGAGGTACACCTCTGAATTAATTAAAAAGAAATTTATAGGGCCTGCGATTGACGTACCTGCCCCCGATTATGGTACAGGCGCCAGAGAAATGGCCTGGATAGTCGATACCTACGAAGCTTTTAATCCTGAAGCCATTAATGCAAAAGCATGTGTAACAGGAAAACCTCTTTCTCAACATGGTATTGAGGGAAGAACTGAAGCAACTGGTATGGGTGTTTATATTGGCATTAGAGAGGCTGTTAGTGTGAAAGAAGATATGGAATCTTTAGGATTGACCACAGGTTTGCAAGACAAAAAAATCATCATACAAGGATTAGGTAACGTAGGTTTTTATTCCGCTAAGTACCTTTCAGAAGCTGGAGCTAAAATTATAGGTGTTGCAGAATGGAATGGTGGAATTTGGGATGAAAATGGAATTGATATTGAAGCTTTAAAAGAATATCAAATTGAGAACAAAGGTTTTGAAGGTTACCAAAAAGGAGAGTTTGTTAAAGAGTCAATATCATTACTGGAAAAGGAATGTGACATTCTAGTTCCTGCTGCTTTAGAAAACCAAATTACCAGTGAAAATGCTGGAAAAATTAAAGCTAAAATTATAGGAGAGGCTGCTAATGGTCCTATTACCAAAGAGGCTGAGAAAATACTACTTGAAAAAGATGTTTTCGTAATTCCAGACATGTACCTAAATGCAGGTGGTGTTACCGTTTCATATTTTGAATGGCTTAAAAATTTATCAAGAGTATCATTTGGTAAGTTAGAGAAGCGCTATGATATGGAGAAATATAAATTCCTATTGGATAGCATTGAAAACGCAACGGGTGATGCATTTAAACAAGAACAAAGAGATGCCATTGTGAAAGGAGCAAGTGAAAGGGATTTAGTAATTTCTGGTTTAGAAGAAACTATGGTAACTGCTTATCATGATTTAAATGAAATGCGAAAAAATAAGAAAATCAAAAGCTTAAGAACTGCGGCTTTCATTTTAGCAATTGAAAGAATTGCTATCAGCTATACGGATATGGGTATTTTCCCTTGA
- a CDS encoding GreA/GreB family elongation factor has protein sequence MKSAIIEKCRENLRNYRENLQKDIDELKNSMTADTKSSAGDKYETGREMMKQEQDKLQAQLEVINRNLAVLQNINTHEEYNSVQFGALVTTSEGKYLISVSYGKLHIEEKEVVLISAISPLAQLMIDKKVGDKFDWNGNKIMIEEIH, from the coding sequence ATGAAGTCAGCAATAATTGAAAAATGCAGAGAAAACTTAAGGAATTATAGAGAAAATCTTCAAAAGGATATTGATGAATTGAAGAATTCAATGACTGCTGATACGAAAAGTTCCGCAGGAGATAAATATGAAACGGGAAGGGAAATGATGAAGCAGGAGCAAGATAAGTTACAGGCTCAGTTGGAAGTAATTAACAGAAACTTGGCGGTCCTACAAAACATTAATACTCATGAAGAATATAATTCTGTTCAGTTTGGAGCCTTAGTCACAACTTCAGAAGGAAAGTATTTGATTTCAGTTTCATACGGAAAGCTACATATTGAGGAAAAAGAAGTGGTTTTAATTTCTGCTATCAGCCCCTTAGCGCAATTAATGATTGATAAAAAAGTTGGAGATAAATTTGATTGGAACGGAAATAAAATCATGATTGAAGAAATTCACTAA
- a CDS encoding TPM domain-containing protein: MAKDAFTEEEKKKIVSAIKEAELNTSGEIQIHLENHCKEDVMDHAAYIFKTLKMHKTKERNGVLFYMAVKDHKFAILGDAGINNKVPENFWDDIKEHMLAHFKKGDLTAGLSEGIKMAGEQLASHFPYQKDDENELPDEISFGKN; encoded by the coding sequence ATGGCAAAAGATGCATTTACAGAAGAAGAAAAGAAAAAAATTGTTAGCGCTATAAAAGAGGCGGAGTTGAATACTTCAGGAGAGATTCAAATTCACTTAGAAAATCATTGCAAGGAAGATGTGATGGATCATGCGGCTTACATTTTTAAAACCCTTAAAATGCATAAAACGAAAGAACGAAATGGAGTTCTTTTTTATATGGCTGTGAAGGATCATAAGTTTGCTATTTTAGGTGATGCAGGTATTAACAATAAAGTTCCTGAAAACTTTTGGGATGACATAAAGGAACATATGCTAGCCCACTTTAAAAAAGGAGATCTCACAGCTGGACTAAGCGAAGGAATCAAAATGGCAGGAGAACAACTCGCATCCCACTTTCCTTATCAAAAAGATGATGAAAACGAATTGCCAGATGAAATTTCATTTGGGAAGAATTAA
- a CDS encoding DUF4062 domain-containing protein, which translates to MNDKLEVSIIYSERDNEPILDDKGWVSYFEKFLFMMLKQTMNREIKINLISDETPQFKFGKNSLFIPILSPDFILSGACLDRIEELFQPSKAEKANETTFPVFKSPLAYVDMPEKLKALRSYIFYLNTENEEQELMEFFSKEAEKGYWMKMVDLCFDIYETILKMNHKESEKEKHGRRAIYLAETGQDLAGARNIIKRELTRHGYEVFPKSLLPHTSAAIKKSIKADLEKCHFSIHMIGASYGTIPNGSENSIMDIQNSMAADFAKSHSSDFNRLIWISPALKYASEKQRSFIHNIKRDDKVSFGAEVLQTSLEDFKNTLWEELLDKGLNKKLRSQKEYNEQKKPIIYLIYDEIDSISATKLKQDIQQFDVELITLEAQGGLMDLRNKHIDALKKMDAAIVYQSEVNNQWVYMKLLDLLKAPGFGRSKPVLGKLLISEKSKGTEDEFISRYEVEVDTTKDSKNLSKFISDVKVAFDESHANVARES; encoded by the coding sequence ATGAATGACAAGCTAGAAGTAAGTATTATATATTCTGAAAGAGATAATGAGCCAATTCTGGACGATAAGGGCTGGGTAAGCTATTTTGAAAAGTTTCTATTCATGATGCTAAAGCAGACTATGAATAGAGAGATTAAAATCAATTTAATTTCTGATGAAACTCCTCAATTTAAGTTCGGTAAGAATAGTTTATTTATTCCAATTTTATCTCCAGATTTTATACTATCCGGTGCTTGCCTTGATAGAATAGAAGAGTTATTTCAACCATCCAAAGCTGAAAAAGCAAACGAAACTACATTTCCCGTTTTCAAATCTCCATTAGCCTATGTGGATATGCCAGAAAAGCTTAAAGCGCTTAGGTCGTACATCTTTTATTTAAATACTGAAAATGAGGAACAAGAACTTATGGAGTTCTTCTCAAAGGAAGCAGAAAAGGGCTATTGGATGAAGATGGTGGATTTATGTTTCGATATATATGAAACCATCCTTAAAATGAACCATAAAGAAAGTGAAAAAGAAAAGCATGGAAGAAGAGCTATATACCTAGCTGAAACTGGGCAGGATTTGGCAGGAGCCAGAAATATCATTAAAAGAGAATTGACTCGCCATGGATATGAAGTTTTTCCTAAGAGTTTATTACCTCATACTTCAGCAGCAATTAAAAAATCAATAAAAGCTGATTTAGAGAAATGTCATTTTTCCATTCATATGATTGGAGCCTCATATGGAACTATTCCTAACGGCTCTGAAAATTCAATTATGGATATTCAGAATAGTATGGCGGCTGATTTTGCGAAAAGTCATTCTTCTGATTTTAATCGCCTAATCTGGATTAGCCCTGCTTTAAAATATGCTAGTGAAAAGCAGCGCTCCTTTATACACAATATTAAGCGTGATGATAAAGTATCCTTTGGGGCAGAAGTACTACAAACCTCTTTGGAGGATTTCAAAAATACCCTTTGGGAAGAATTATTAGATAAAGGACTTAATAAGAAATTAAGGAGTCAGAAAGAATATAATGAGCAGAAAAAACCTATCATTTACCTTATTTATGATGAGATTGATTCCATTTCTGCCACTAAGTTAAAGCAAGATATTCAGCAGTTTGATGTGGAGTTGATCACTTTAGAAGCTCAGGGGGGCTTGATGGATTTAAGAAATAAGCATATTGACGCACTCAAGAAAATGGATGCAGCAATAGTGTATCAAAGCGAAGTCAATAATCAGTGGGTTTATATGAAATTACTTGATTTGCTTAAGGCTCCTGGATTTGGAAGATCAAAGCCGGTATTAGGGAAGCTTTTGATATCTGAAAAGTCAAAAGGTACTGAGGATGAGTTTATTAGTAGATATGAAGTAGAGGTAGATACAACTAAAGATTCAAAAAATTTAAGTAAATTTATTAGTGATGTAAAAGTGGCTTTTGATGAAAGCCATGCTAATGTGGCAAGAGAAAGCTAA
- a CDS encoding serine hydrolase domain-containing protein, whose amino-acid sequence MLRKTLGVSFIIIVLLGITFLFLPDYSQNAFLHLTANIDDYEIFENRTVAASNPQAWAISAQYNQYEMGQTYQEILESYETTAFLIVKDTAIFYEKYFLGYDEEAISNSFSAAKSIVSLLIGIAIDEGKIKSVFEPVSEYLESFKEGDKSEVTIKDVLTMSSGIDWNEAYMSPFSKTTEAYYGHDLKKLVDELKMDGEPAQEFAYKSINTQILAEILEAATGQSVSDYATNRLWRKIGAEHDALWSLDRAGGMEKAFCCFNSTARDFARIGQLVLNNGEWNGEQVVPEDYIKVATQPAKLFGSEKELTYYGYQWWILNYEGKQIPYARGILGQYVFVLKDKNAVVVRLGKSRSKLYTSNHPDDVYEYVEAAYELLK is encoded by the coding sequence ATGTTAAGAAAAACACTAGGTGTATCATTTATTATCATCGTTTTATTGGGTATTACTTTTCTTTTCCTGCCTGATTATTCTCAAAATGCTTTTTTGCATTTAACAGCTAATATTGACGATTATGAAATATTTGAGAATAGAACCGTAGCCGCTAGCAATCCACAAGCTTGGGCCATTTCAGCTCAGTATAACCAATATGAAATGGGTCAGACTTATCAAGAAATTCTGGAATCCTATGAAACCACAGCTTTCCTAATTGTAAAAGATACTGCAATATTTTATGAAAAATACTTTTTAGGATATGATGAAGAAGCCATTTCTAACTCTTTTTCAGCAGCAAAAAGTATAGTGAGTTTACTTATTGGCATAGCAATAGATGAGGGCAAAATTAAGAGTGTTTTTGAACCCGTTTCTGAATATTTAGAATCCTTCAAAGAAGGGGATAAATCAGAAGTTACCATTAAAGATGTTCTCACTATGAGCTCAGGTATTGACTGGAATGAAGCTTATATGAGCCCATTTTCAAAAACTACTGAAGCCTACTATGGTCACGATTTAAAGAAGCTGGTTGATGAATTGAAGATGGATGGAGAACCAGCTCAGGAGTTTGCTTACAAAAGCATAAATACTCAAATCTTGGCAGAAATACTCGAGGCAGCCACCGGTCAATCAGTAAGTGATTACGCTACGAATCGTTTATGGCGAAAAATTGGAGCAGAACATGATGCACTTTGGAGTTTAGATAGAGCAGGTGGAATGGAGAAGGCATTTTGTTGCTTTAATAGCACAGCCAGAGATTTTGCCAGAATTGGCCAATTGGTTCTGAATAATGGAGAATGGAACGGGGAACAAGTAGTACCTGAAGATTATATAAAAGTTGCCACTCAGCCAGCAAAATTATTCGGCTCGGAAAAAGAGTTAACATACTATGGTTACCAGTGGTGGATTTTGAATTATGAAGGAAAGCAAATTCCATATGCAAGAGGAATTTTAGGACAATATGTATTTGTTTTGAAAGATAAAAATGCTGTAGTAGTAAGGTTAGGTAAAAGCAGAAGCAAGCTTTATACTAGTAATCACCCTGATGATGTGTATGAATATGTTGAAGCTGCCTACGAATTATTGAAATAA
- a CDS encoding LemA family protein has protein sequence MKRGLLITIGIIVLVAIIIYRVFAGSYNNMVTKEEQVTSAWSQVENVYQRRADLIPNLVNTVKGYADFEQETLQGVIEARSKATGVNINADDLSPEKIQQFQQAQQGLSSALSRLMVVVERYPDLKANQNFSKLQDQLEGTENRIAVERRRFNEVTRDYNTYIRKFPQTMLAGMYGFEKKGYFEADQGAENAPEVSFD, from the coding sequence ATGAAAAGAGGTCTTTTAATTACGATTGGCATCATTGTTTTAGTTGCCATTATCATATACCGAGTATTTGCTGGTTCTTATAACAATATGGTTACAAAAGAAGAGCAAGTAACTTCAGCATGGTCGCAGGTTGAAAATGTTTATCAAAGAAGAGCTGACTTAATACCGAACTTAGTAAATACGGTAAAGGGATATGCTGATTTTGAACAAGAGACACTTCAAGGTGTAATTGAAGCGAGGTCAAAAGCAACTGGTGTTAATATTAACGCAGATGACTTGAGTCCTGAAAAAATCCAGCAATTCCAGCAAGCACAACAAGGCTTAAGTTCTGCTTTATCTCGTTTAATGGTAGTAGTTGAACGATATCCAGATTTAAAGGCCAATCAAAACTTCTCAAAATTACAAGATCAATTAGAAGGAACAGAAAATAGAATTGCTGTAGAAAGAAGAAGATTCAACGAGGTAACCAGAGACTACAATACCTATATCAGAAAATTTCCTCAAACCATGCTAGCAGGTATGTATGGTTTTGAGAAGAAAGGATATTTCGAAGCTGACCAAGGAGCAGAAAATGCACCTGAAGTGAGTTTCGATTAA